A genome region from Chitinivibrionales bacterium includes the following:
- the rlmB gene encoding 23S rRNA (guanosine(2251)-2'-O)-methyltransferase RlmB, protein METNNKLRVIYGIHPVEELLEKRPESIDHVYFDSQKSSSTLFSLMKQCKKMKISYSKAPEQKLQYLSKSKNHQGIVAQCSVKPYLSTDQLYQLLEKKSTPPILFLPASIEDPRNLGSLVRTCVGLGVDAMILERKNTAPLSDTVAKTSAGMLEHLPVAKPRNCEGLIQDLVHKGFSVVGADMHAEKVPSNVDFTKPVVIITGGESKGIPPYLLKLCTEMVRIPMTQQAQSFNVSVAGALLLYECIRQRGGVG, encoded by the coding sequence ATGGAAACAAATAACAAACTAAGGGTCATTTATGGTATTCATCCGGTTGAAGAACTCCTTGAAAAGCGGCCAGAGAGTATCGACCATGTCTATTTCGACAGCCAAAAGAGCAGCAGTACGCTTTTTTCACTGATGAAACAATGCAAAAAAATGAAAATTTCATACAGCAAAGCCCCGGAACAGAAACTTCAGTACCTCAGTAAATCCAAAAACCACCAGGGTATCGTTGCCCAATGCAGCGTGAAACCCTACTTGAGCACCGATCAATTGTACCAACTCCTGGAAAAAAAATCAACTCCCCCGATCCTTTTTCTTCCGGCATCAATAGAAGACCCCCGTAATCTGGGCTCGCTGGTCCGAACCTGTGTCGGTCTCGGGGTTGATGCCATGATTCTGGAACGGAAGAATACGGCGCCCCTGAGCGATACCGTCGCAAAAACCTCCGCTGGCATGCTCGAACATCTTCCGGTAGCAAAACCGCGAAATTGTGAAGGACTCATACAGGATCTGGTCCATAAGGGTTTTTCGGTTGTGGGTGCGGATATGCACGCCGAAAAAGTGCCGTCAAACGTCGATTTCACCAAACCGGTGGTCATTATCACCGGCGGCGAAAGCAAAGGAATCCCGCCCTATCTCCTGAAACTATGTACCGAAATGGTGCGCATACCCATGACACAGCAAGCACAATCATTCAATGTTTCGGTAGCCGGAGCACTGCTTCTGTACGAATGTATCAGGCAACGAGGCGGTGTAGGATGA
- the tatA gene encoding twin-arginine translocase TatA/TatE family subunit — protein sequence MGMFGPQELIIILIIVVLLFGAKKIPELAGGLGKGIKEFKKAQSEEDSAMIEENRESNEKQSDKKE from the coding sequence ATGGGCATGTTTGGTCCGCAGGAACTGATAATAATTCTGATAATTGTCGTTTTGCTTTTTGGTGCAAAGAAAATTCCCGAGCTTGCTGGCGGTCTGGGAAAGGGAATTAAGGAGTTTAAGAAGGCACAGTCTGAAGAAGATAGTGCCATGATTGAAGAAAACAGAGAATCCAACGAGAAACAATCCGATAAGAAAGAATAG
- the tatC gene encoding twin-arginine translocase subunit TatC: MSVNENQGEMSFLDHLEELRWRIIKAFASVAIFAVPCGIFWRDIFDLAMIHPLRDANPRPRIIFTSPAEAIVLSIKIAIAGGIIAASPFIFYQFWKFIAPGLYKKEKVIILPTVVVSTLCFILGIGFSYYILPYVLKFLAGYGAGVLEPYFKSNEYIGFILKITLAFGAVFELPVLSFVLTKIGMMTPKFLIKNTRYAIVVMFILSAILTPPDVISQAFLVVPLLVLYGISIGVSFLAQGKKST; this comes from the coding sequence ATGAGTGTTAATGAGAACCAGGGGGAGATGTCCTTTCTGGACCACCTGGAAGAGCTTCGCTGGCGCATAATAAAAGCCTTTGCGTCGGTAGCGATTTTTGCCGTTCCCTGTGGAATTTTCTGGCGGGACATATTTGATCTTGCCATGATCCATCCATTGCGGGATGCAAATCCCAGACCACGCATTATCTTTACTTCTCCGGCTGAAGCTATTGTTTTGAGCATAAAAATCGCCATCGCAGGCGGTATTATTGCGGCATCACCTTTTATTTTTTATCAATTCTGGAAATTCATCGCTCCAGGGCTTTATAAAAAAGAAAAAGTTATAATCCTTCCCACGGTTGTGGTATCCACGCTCTGTTTCATTTTGGGAATCGGGTTCAGTTATTACATTCTTCCCTATGTGCTAAAATTTCTTGCCGGCTACGGCGCCGGGGTGCTGGAACCCTATTTCAAATCGAACGAGTATATTGGTTTTATCCTTAAAATAACGCTTGCTTTCGGTGCGGTTTTCGAACTGCCCGTGCTTTCTTTTGTGCTGACAAAGATCGGGATGATGACTCCCAAGTTTCTGATAAAAAATACTAGATATGCGATCGTGGTCATGTTTATTCTCTCGGCGATTCTCACGCCGCCTGATGTTATTTCGCAGGCCTTTTTGGTGGTTCCTTTGCTTGTGCTCTACGGAATAAGCATTGGCGTTTCATTTCTTGCGCAGGGGAAAAAAAGTACATGA
- a CDS encoding 5-formyltetrahydrofolate cyclo-ligase has translation MITGLGFSEILVVVAIVLVFFGSKELPRFIREIASLLAKARHYSDKVRRELDDLSRPVKTPLESPDSPVVKKREIRKEMRKKRRELSPEERAEKSRRIWEHVKMLPEYRNAPAVMVYVDSGVEVETKPYIEEMLREGKRVVIPYCKVTRCDLGIAEIKIFDRDLHPGEYGILEPVMNLRDNFLKSDLRIILCPGVTFDKQGGRLGQGKHYYDTFLQELKGNAFLAGLAYQCQILDSSLPFDYHDISMDQVITENGPVIKKEEDADNKESA, from the coding sequence ATGATAACCGGTTTGGGCTTTTCGGAGATACTTGTTGTTGTTGCCATTGTTCTGGTTTTTTTCGGATCAAAGGAACTTCCCCGGTTTATCCGTGAAATAGCATCGTTGCTGGCAAAGGCACGTCATTACAGTGATAAGGTCAGGCGCGAACTTGATGATTTATCCCGTCCGGTAAAGACTCCACTAGAATCCCCGGATTCACCTGTGGTAAAAAAAAGAGAAATTCGAAAAGAGATGCGTAAAAAAAGGCGGGAACTGTCACCTGAAGAGAGGGCTGAAAAATCCCGTCGGATCTGGGAACATGTCAAAATGTTGCCCGAGTACCGCAATGCCCCTGCAGTGATGGTATATGTTGACAGCGGAGTCGAAGTGGAGACAAAGCCATATATTGAAGAGATGCTCAGGGAAGGGAAACGGGTGGTTATTCCTTACTGTAAGGTAACCCGGTGTGATCTCGGTATTGCCGAAATCAAAATTTTTGACAGAGATTTGCATCCGGGAGAATACGGGATACTGGAACCTGTCATGAACCTTCGAGACAATTTTTTAAAAAGCGATCTTCGGATTATCCTCTGTCCCGGCGTTACTTTTGATAAGCAGGGGGGGCGCCTCGGTCAGGGCAAGCATTATTACGATACGTTCCTTCAGGAGTTAAAAGGAAACGCTTTTCTGGCAGGACTTGCCTATCAGTGCCAGATTCTCGATTCATCGCTGCCCTTTGATTATCACGACATCTCCATGGATCAGGTGATAACCGAAAACGGTCCGGTTATTAAAAAAGAAGAGGACGCCGACAACAAAGAATCCGCATAG